Proteins encoded in a region of the Lepeophtheirus salmonis chromosome 6, UVic_Lsal_1.4, whole genome shotgun sequence genome:
- the LOC121120632 gene encoding mitochondrial potassium channel, with product MGSSMKPFLIASGKWSRLYIRRGLCNPLPPPTKKNETSESTWNVEKISKEMSNRMEELKTFIRPSLQKTQDSYVEKANFWMRRYEKFVGITEVKIAQHRVITAEQEFIQSQEHRREVQSKITELQNSIKTIHSELEKTFRGEDRYLVLVTQEHQVLKEEKLCLEEFKRLERVERDRFSILSNTVRDSHEKERAQTEKTKYWSVIGSIFGSLLGLIGSNINNRLKMKELRELIEKASSGTALEEMYSTFSIKFKHLEDRFKFLSHQIDGSVKGFIAASSDYKNIPSPPKAIASDANTLPDSLMKEKVQEMNHILKDLTMQLKLLSTLVSKESQKYQAKTLELSTNFEKHISALRTESKNHFEEISVREESLRDKMKDIISLLLSSTWNTQTFNSNKFKDSMAEYNRENKHNSDLIADSVKVVATGAVILSCTLYVAYQFFG from the exons ATGGGATCATCCATGAAACCCTTTTTAATAGCTTCTGGGAAATGGAGTCGGCTCTATATACGGAGAGGACTCTGCAATCCCCTTCCTCCTCCAACGAAGAAGAATGAGACTTCAGAAAGTACTTGGAATGTAGAAAAAATCTCGAAAGAGATGTCGAATCGAATGGAAGAGTTGAAGACCTTCATTCGCCCTTCTCTTCAAAAGACTCAGGACTCTTATGTTGAAAAGGCCAACTTTTGGATGCGTCGCTATGAAAAATTTGTGGGGATCACGGAAGTGAAAATAGCGCAGCATCGAGTTATCACT GCGGAGCAAGAGTTTATTCAGAGTCAGGAGCATCGTCGAGAGGTTCAATCTAAAATAACAGAGCTTCAAAACTCAATCAAAACCATTCATTCGGAGCTTGAAAAAACCTTTCGTGGTGAGGACCGGTATTTGGTCCTCGTTACTCAAGAGCATCAGGTTTTGAAAGAGGAAAAACTATGTTTAGAAGAATTTAAACGACTCGAACGCGTTGAAAGGGATCGATTCTCCATTTTGTCTAATACTGTCAGAGACTCGCATGAAAAAGAAAGGGCTCAAactgaaaaaactaaatattggTCAGTCATTGGCTCAATTTTCGGATCTCTTCTTGGGTTAATAG GGTCGAACATTAACAATCGtttaaaaatgaaggaactaAGAGAACTCATCGAAAAGGCTTCATCCGGTACTGCTTTAGAAGAGATGTATTctactttttcaattaaattcaaacatTTAGAAGATCGCTTCAAGTTTTTATCTCATCAGATTGATGGCTCTGTCAAGGGCTTCATTGCTGCATCAagtgattataaaaatataccttcGCCTCCAAAAGCGATTGCAAGTGATGCCAATACTCTACCTGATTCTCTAATGAAGGAAAAGGTGCAGGAAATGAACCATATTTTAAAGGATCTTACAATGCAGTTAAAGCTTTTATCAACCCTTGTCTCCAAAGAAAGTCAAAAATATCAGGCAAAAACTCTTGAACTCTCGACTAACTTTGAAAAACATATCTCAGCTTTGAGAACGGAGTCAAAAAATCACTTTGAAGAAATATCCGTTCGCGAAGAATCATTGAGAGATAAAATGAAAGACATAATTTCCCTTCTACTCTCTTCTACATGGAATACTCAAACTTTTAACTCCAACAAATTTAAAGACAGTATGGCTGAATATAAtagagaaaataaacacaattcgGATTTGATCGCAGACTCTGTAAAAGTAGTAGCCACTGGGGCTGTAATCCTAAGTTGTACTCTATACGTTGCATATCAGTTCTTTGGATAG
- the LOC121120833 gene encoding uncharacterized protein, with protein MPMTTRGSFKFLSPYDEDKSLICNIIKHTGLSSKSTFTSDKTKNNSTLDLSNITTDENANYINESYKSDSFCIPNDNLHKYESFDSPRIPMPLPINKKRIIKKKNCAKLKPEITGIHWEGAGKKTPLKLTASSSINLVIKQPITLDNTPPQGKEPDLDDELVKKYFIKYKMKYEMMKSIMFYDQIGNSFGSMLNYNDLDLERKYATKYKMKFMALKLAQSELSNSNTK; from the exons ATGCCGATGACTACGAGGGGGTCATTCAAATTTCTTTCACCTTATGACGAAGATAAATCATTGATTTGTAACATAATTAAGCACACAGGACTTTCTTCCAAGTCTACCTTTACTtcagataaaacaaaaaacaactcgACTTTAG accTGTCGAACATCACAACGGATGAAAATGCAAACTACATCAATGAAAGCTATAAAAGTGATTCATTTTGTATCCCCAATGACAATTTGCATAAGTATGAATCCTTTGATAGTCCAAGAATACCCATGCCACTCCCTATAAACAAAAAacgtatcataaaaaaaaaaaattgtgcaaaacTCAAGCCAGAGATAACAGGGATTCATTGGGAAGGAGCTGGGAAGAAGACCCCCCTAAAACTGACAGCTTCTTCATCAATCAATTTAGTTATTAAACAGCCTATTACTTTAGATAATACCCCGCCACAAGGGAAAGAGCCTGATTTGGATGATGAGCttgtaaagaaatatttcatcAAGTATAAGATGAAATATGAAATGATGAAATCTATtatg TTTTATGATCAAATAGGGAATTCATTTGGGTCGATGCTTAATTACAATGATTTGGATCTAGAACGGAAATATGCaactaaatacaaaatgaagttTATGGCCTTAAAATTGGCTCAGAGTGAATTATCCAATTCTAACACTAAATGA